A genome region from Bradyrhizobium commune includes the following:
- a CDS encoding M16 family metallopeptidase: MTHPFLRARHFALSAVTGAALALASVSPSQAAAKIQHLLSPGGIEAWFVQDATVPLIAMEYSFAGGSAQDPKDKPGVANLVGDLLDEGSGDLDSKTFHERLDRRAIELSFSATRDTFRGSLRMLRDNKDEAFDLLRSALTSPHFEAADVERIRSQVISGLRRETTNPSSLASRKFLEIAFGDHPYGRQTNGTLDSVPTITVADMKDYVGRILARDTLKIAVVGDVDPATLGKLLDHAFGALPAKASLMPVPDIEATKPPQRAFVPLDVPQTVITFGGPGVKRNDPNFMPAYVVNHILGGGGLSSRLYHEVREKRGLAYSVFESLLWMEHSAVFIGNTGTRADRAGDTIDAIEKEVRRIADEGPTQQELDEAKSYLKGSQMLALDTSSKLAQALLQYQQDKLPIDYIEKRNAIVDAVTLDDAKAAAKRLWGQGLLTVIVGRAPQAAAQPVAAPATKSN; encoded by the coding sequence GTGACCCATCCTTTCCTTCGCGCACGCCATTTCGCGTTATCCGCCGTCACCGGCGCTGCCCTCGCACTTGCCTCGGTATCGCCGTCGCAGGCCGCCGCCAAGATCCAGCACCTGCTCTCGCCCGGCGGCATCGAGGCCTGGTTCGTGCAGGACGCCACCGTGCCGCTGATCGCCATGGAATATTCCTTTGCCGGCGGCTCGGCGCAGGATCCCAAGGACAAGCCGGGCGTCGCCAACCTAGTCGGCGACCTCCTCGACGAAGGCTCTGGTGATCTCGATTCCAAGACTTTCCATGAGCGGCTCGACCGCCGCGCCATCGAGCTCTCCTTCAGCGCCACCCGCGACACCTTCCGCGGCAGCCTGCGCATGCTGCGCGACAACAAGGACGAGGCCTTCGATCTGTTGCGCTCGGCGCTGACCTCGCCGCATTTCGAAGCGGCGGATGTCGAGCGCATTCGCTCCCAGGTCATCTCGGGACTGCGCCGCGAGACCACCAACCCGTCGTCGCTGGCGAGCCGCAAATTCCTCGAGATCGCCTTCGGCGATCACCCGTACGGCCGGCAGACCAACGGTACGCTGGACAGCGTACCCACCATCACGGTCGCCGACATGAAGGACTATGTCGGGCGCATCCTCGCCAGGGACACGCTGAAGATCGCGGTGGTCGGCGACGTCGATCCTGCCACCCTCGGCAAGCTGCTCGATCACGCCTTTGGCGCCCTGCCCGCCAAGGCCAGCCTCATGCCGGTTCCCGACATCGAGGCGACCAAGCCGCCGCAGCGCGCCTTCGTACCGCTCGACGTGCCGCAGACGGTGATCACCTTCGGCGGCCCCGGCGTGAAGCGCAACGATCCGAACTTCATGCCGGCCTACGTGGTCAATCACATCCTCGGCGGTGGCGGTTTGTCCTCGCGGCTCTATCATGAGGTCCGCGAGAAGCGCGGGCTCGCCTATTCGGTGTTTGAATCGCTGCTCTGGATGGAACATTCGGCGGTCTTCATCGGCAACACCGGCACGCGCGCCGACCGCGCCGGCGACACTATCGATGCCATCGAGAAGGAAGTGCGCCGTATCGCCGACGAGGGTCCGACCCAGCAGGAGCTCGACGAGGCCAAGTCCTACCTCAAGGGATCGCAGATGCTGGCGCTCGACACCTCCTCCAAGCTCGCGCAGGCGCTGCTGCAATATCAACAGGACAAGCTGCCGATCGACTATATCGAGAAGCGCAACGCCATCGTCGACGCGGTGACGCTGGACGACGCCAAGGCCGCCGCCAAGCGACTGTGGGGTCAGGGGCTCCTGACCGTCATCGTCGGCCGCGCGCCGCAGGCCGCGGCGCAACCGGTGGCGGCACCGGCGACGAAGTCGAACTGA
- the arfB gene encoding alternative ribosome rescue aminoacyl-tRNA hydrolase ArfB: MLRISRDLVIDEDDIEIGFVRASGPGGQNVNKVSTSAQLRFDTRKLTIPEDATIRLARIAGQRMTKDGVIVIHAQRFRTQERNRQDAIDRLVEILTEAMIRPTPRRATRPTFASKQRRLDGKKRRSDVKAGRGGQFDD, from the coding sequence ATGCTGCGGATATCCCGCGATCTCGTCATCGACGAGGACGATATCGAGATCGGCTTTGTCCGCGCCTCCGGCCCGGGCGGGCAAAATGTCAACAAGGTCTCGACCTCGGCCCAGCTGCGCTTCGACACGCGCAAGCTGACCATCCCGGAGGACGCAACGATCCGGCTCGCCCGCATCGCCGGCCAGCGCATGACCAAGGACGGCGTGATCGTGATCCACGCCCAGCGCTTCCGCACCCAGGAACGCAACCGCCAGGACGCCATCGACCGGCTCGTCGAGATCCTGACCGAAGCGATGATCCGGCCGACACCGCGACGCGCGACGCGACCGACCTTTGCCTCCAAGCAGCGCCGGCTCGACGGCAAGAAGCGCCGCAGCGACGTCAAGGCCGGACGCGGCGGGCAGTTCGACGATTAG
- the mutL gene encoding DNA mismatch repair endonuclease MutL codes for MPVRQLPEQVVNRIAAGEVVERPASVVKELVENAIDAGASRIDVFTDGGGRRRIGITDDGGGMTAKDLSLAVERHATSKLDDEDLLQIRTLGFRGEALPSIGSVARLSITTRHTSEPHAWALSVEGGDKSEIMPAALAHGTRVEVNDLFYATPARLKFLKTDRTEAEAIREVVRRLAMARPDIAFTLAGEERAPVTWAAALPGAAGRLTRLGDILGPEFRSHAIEVHAEREGIVVAGYAAAPALTKANALGQYLFVNGRPVRDKLILGAVRAAYADYLPRDRHPVLALFVTLDPREVDANVHPAKTEVRFRNAGLVRALIVHGLKEALAREGRRTAANSGESALSSFRPAFTPQRPAGWDWRASPSAPVAPMPSFDGAAAPAFAERAQAAFDVGAPSADVRFETQAVSELVDRPLGAARTQLHETYIVSQTRDGLIIVDQHAAHERIVYERLKASLAENGVQRQILLIPEIVEMDEAIVERLLERSEELASFGLAIESFGPGAVAVRETPSLLGKTNAGGLLRDLSEHMAEWDEALPLERRLMHVAATMACHGSVRAGRRLRPEEMNALLREMEETPNSGQCNHGRPTYVELKLADVEKLFGRR; via the coding sequence ATGCCCGTCCGCCAATTGCCAGAGCAGGTCGTCAACCGCATCGCTGCCGGCGAGGTGGTCGAACGGCCCGCGAGTGTGGTCAAGGAACTCGTGGAGAACGCGATCGATGCCGGCGCAAGCCGGATCGATGTCTTCACCGATGGCGGCGGGCGGCGGCGGATCGGCATCACCGACGACGGCGGCGGCATGACGGCGAAGGATCTGTCGCTCGCGGTCGAGCGTCACGCTACGTCCAAGCTCGACGACGAGGATTTGCTCCAGATCCGTACGCTCGGGTTCCGCGGCGAGGCCCTGCCCTCGATCGGCTCGGTGGCACGGCTGTCGATCACGACGCGGCACACCAGCGAGCCGCATGCCTGGGCGCTCTCAGTCGAGGGCGGTGACAAATCGGAGATCATGCCGGCGGCGCTGGCACACGGCACCCGCGTCGAGGTCAACGACCTCTTCTATGCGACGCCGGCGCGGCTGAAGTTTCTGAAGACCGACCGCACCGAGGCCGAAGCGATCCGCGAGGTGGTGCGGCGGCTGGCGATGGCGCGCCCCGATATCGCCTTCACGCTCGCCGGCGAGGAGCGCGCACCGGTCACCTGGGCCGCGGCGCTGCCAGGCGCCGCCGGGCGGCTGACGCGACTCGGCGATATCCTCGGCCCGGAGTTTCGCAGCCATGCGATCGAGGTTCACGCCGAGCGCGAGGGCATCGTCGTCGCCGGCTATGCGGCCGCACCAGCTCTGACCAAAGCGAACGCGCTCGGGCAATATCTCTTCGTCAACGGCCGCCCGGTGCGCGACAAGCTGATCCTGGGCGCCGTGCGCGCCGCCTATGCCGACTACCTGCCGCGTGACCGTCATCCGGTGCTGGCGCTGTTCGTCACGCTCGACCCGCGCGAGGTCGACGCCAACGTACATCCGGCCAAGACCGAGGTGCGCTTCCGCAATGCGGGTCTCGTCCGTGCACTGATCGTGCACGGCTTGAAGGAAGCGCTCGCACGCGAAGGTCGCCGCACCGCGGCTAACAGTGGCGAGAGTGCCTTGTCCTCGTTCCGGCCCGCCTTCACGCCACAGCGTCCGGCCGGCTGGGACTGGCGGGCCTCGCCGTCCGCGCCAGTTGCGCCGATGCCGTCATTCGACGGAGCGGCCGCGCCCGCTTTCGCCGAGCGCGCGCAAGCCGCCTTCGACGTCGGTGCTCCCAGCGCTGACGTGCGGTTCGAGACGCAGGCCGTGAGCGAGCTCGTCGACCGCCCGCTTGGCGCCGCGCGCACGCAGCTCCACGAAACCTATATCGTGTCGCAGACCCGCGACGGCCTGATCATCGTCGACCAGCACGCCGCGCATGAGCGCATCGTCTATGAGCGCCTCAAGGCGTCGCTGGCCGAAAACGGCGTGCAGCGGCAGATCCTGCTGATCCCCGAGATCGTCGAGATGGACGAAGCCATTGTGGAGCGCCTGCTCGAGCGTAGCGAGGAGCTTGCGTCGTTCGGGCTTGCGATCGAATCCTTCGGCCCCGGCGCGGTCGCGGTGCGCGAGACGCCGTCGCTGCTCGGCAAGACCAATGCGGGCGGGCTGCTTCGCGATCTTTCCGAGCACATGGCTGAATGGGACGAGGCGCTGCCACTGGAGCGCCGCCTGATGCACGTCGCCGCCACCATGGCCTGCCACGGCTCGGTGCGCGCCGGCCGCAGGCTGAGGCCGGAAGAGATGAACGCCCTGCTCCGCGAGATGGAGGAGACGCCGAATTCCGGCCAGTGCAACCATGGCCGGCCGACCTATGTCGAGCTGAAGCTCGCCGATGTGGAGAAGCTGTTCGGGCGGAGGTGA
- the rsmD gene encoding 16S rRNA (guanine(966)-N(2))-methyltransferase RsmD, producing the protein MRVVGGRLKGRNLASPSSRDIRPTADRLRESVFNILVHAYDDPIVDARVLDLFAGTGALGIEASSRGAKFTLFVDNGAEARALLRNNVETLGLGGVTKVYRRDATDLGPAHPVEPFSLVFLDPPYGKGFAETALASLRDGGWLTPGALLVVEEAKAAQFATPEGFEELERRAYDDTEFVFLKRNA; encoded by the coding sequence ATGCGCGTGGTCGGCGGTCGCTTGAAGGGGCGCAATCTCGCCTCACCGTCCTCGCGCGACATCCGTCCCACCGCGGATCGCCTGCGCGAGTCCGTGTTCAACATTCTCGTGCATGCCTATGACGATCCGATCGTGGATGCGCGCGTGCTCGATCTCTTTGCCGGCACCGGCGCGCTCGGCATCGAGGCGTCCTCTCGCGGCGCGAAGTTCACGCTGTTCGTCGACAATGGCGCCGAGGCGCGGGCGCTGCTGCGCAACAACGTCGAGACGCTGGGTCTCGGCGGCGTCACAAAAGTCTATCGCCGCGACGCGACCGATCTCGGCCCCGCGCATCCCGTCGAGCCGTTCTCCCTGGTGTTCCTCGATCCGCCCTATGGCAAGGGGTTTGCGGAGACGGCGCTGGCCTCCTTGCGTGATGGCGGCTGGTTGACGCCTGGTGCGCTGCTTGTGGTGGAAGAGGCCAAGGCCGCGCAGTTCGCAACGCCGGAAGGGTTCGAGGAATTGGAGCGGCGGGCGTATGACGACACGGAATTCGTATTTTTGAAGCGCAACGCGTAA
- a CDS encoding pseudouridine synthase, with translation MPRDSDKDNDSRGRRGPPKGGRSGKPRGPDKKFAKRGFEGKGDRDSRPPPRGDRDSRPFRRREEGDAPRRDFSDRPRFKRDDRGGEERSFKPRGDRPFSDRGARDGEKRSFKPRGDRPSYGRDDRPPRSRDRDDSRPAGRSGDKKFGDKRPYAPRGDRPERKFDGERKFSRGGPREDRGERSFKPPGDRPNFDRGDRAPRGERPERKFDGERKFSRGAPDRGPRKDFGGRDRGADKPWQKREGGEDRPRFSRSRDDRPSGDRPFRDRPKFDRSREDRPKFDRPRRDGDGERGGRGGDRPKFDRPRERSEGRSDWHEHPRSEGRFGDRPRRENEDDSRIFEKRPAFGGRGAYRERDRDFEGRPRREDAPKPKKAGERIAKALARAGLASRRDAEEMVTQGRVTVNGRVINSPALDITKNDVVLVDGKPLPERERTRLFLYHKPRGLMTTHDDPERRPTVFDNLPEGLPRLISIGRLDFNTEGLLLLTNDGGLARTLELPDTGWLRRYRVRAHGDVTQAQLDQLKEGIEVEGVKYGPIEATLERDQGANVWLVFAIREGKNREVRNVCAHLGLEVNRLIRVSYGPFQLGEVPEGQVEEIRSRVLREQLGDKVIEKSGAQFDVPQKSSAGEGDAASENKPSKRAVIADRKGRRVLVQRTGSDEARERNEEAANGYGPPRRPKRGYHGKRDLTPRDE, from the coding sequence ATGCCTCGCGATAGCGACAAAGACAACGATTCCCGCGGCCGGCGAGGCCCCCCCAAAGGCGGCCGTAGCGGCAAACCGCGCGGTCCCGACAAGAAGTTCGCCAAGCGCGGCTTCGAGGGCAAGGGCGATCGCGACAGCCGGCCGCCGCCCCGTGGTGACCGTGATAGCCGTCCGTTCCGCCGCCGCGAGGAGGGCGATGCCCCCCGCCGCGATTTTTCCGACCGTCCCCGCTTCAAGCGCGACGACCGCGGCGGCGAGGAGCGCAGCTTCAAACCGCGTGGCGACCGACCCTTCTCCGATCGCGGAGCCCGCGATGGCGAGAAGCGCTCCTTCAAGCCGCGTGGGGATCGTCCGTCCTATGGCCGCGACGACCGTCCGCCGCGCAGCCGGGACCGCGACGATTCGCGTCCGGCCGGCCGGTCCGGCGACAAGAAGTTCGGTGACAAGCGGCCCTATGCGCCGCGTGGCGATCGTCCGGAACGCAAGTTCGATGGTGAACGCAAGTTCTCGCGGGGCGGGCCGCGCGAGGATCGTGGCGAGCGCAGCTTCAAGCCGCCTGGAGACCGCCCGAATTTCGATCGCGGTGATCGCGCGCCGCGCGGCGAGCGCCCCGAACGCAAGTTCGACGGCGAGCGGAAATTTTCGCGGGGAGCGCCGGATCGCGGGCCACGCAAGGATTTTGGTGGCCGCGATCGCGGTGCCGACAAACCCTGGCAGAAGCGCGAAGGCGGCGAGGACCGCCCGCGTTTCTCGCGTTCGCGCGACGATCGTCCGTCGGGTGATCGTCCGTTCCGCGACCGTCCCAAATTCGATCGCTCGCGCGAGGATCGTCCCAAATTCGATCGGCCCCGTCGCGATGGTGATGGCGAGCGTGGTGGACGCGGTGGTGACCGCCCGAAATTCGATCGTCCGCGCGAGCGCTCCGAAGGCCGCTCCGACTGGCACGAGCATCCGCGCAGCGAAGGCCGTTTCGGCGATCGTCCGCGCCGCGAAAACGAGGACGACAGCAGGATCTTCGAGAAGCGCCCCGCCTTTGGCGGCCGTGGCGCCTATCGCGAGCGCGATCGTGATTTCGAGGGCCGGCCGCGGCGCGAAGACGCGCCGAAGCCGAAAAAGGCCGGCGAGCGCATCGCCAAGGCGCTGGCGCGCGCGGGCCTTGCCTCGCGCCGCGATGCCGAGGAGATGGTCACGCAGGGCCGCGTCACCGTCAACGGCCGTGTCATCAACTCGCCGGCGCTCGACATCACCAAGAACGACGTCGTTCTGGTCGACGGCAAGCCACTGCCGGAGCGCGAGCGCACGCGGCTGTTTCTTTATCACAAGCCGCGCGGGCTGATGACGACGCATGACGACCCCGAGCGCCGTCCGACCGTGTTCGACAATCTGCCCGAAGGCCTGCCGCGGCTGATCTCGATCGGCCGGCTCGACTTCAACACCGAAGGCTTGCTGCTGCTCACCAATGATGGCGGGCTCGCGCGTACGCTCGAGCTGCCCGACACCGGCTGGCTGCGCCGCTACCGCGTCCGCGCCCATGGCGATGTCACGCAGGCCCAACTCGACCAGCTCAAGGAAGGCATCGAGGTCGAGGGCGTCAAATACGGCCCGATCGAAGCGACGCTGGAGCGCGACCAGGGCGCCAATGTCTGGCTGGTGTTCGCGATCCGCGAAGGCAAGAATCGCGAGGTGCGCAACGTCTGCGCCCATCTCGGGCTCGAGGTGAACCGGCTGATCCGCGTCTCCTACGGACCGTTCCAGCTCGGCGAGGTGCCCGAGGGCCAGGTCGAGGAGATCCGTTCGCGCGTGCTGCGCGAGCAGCTTGGCGACAAGGTGATCGAAAAATCCGGGGCGCAGTTCGACGTGCCGCAGAAATCATCGGCAGGCGAGGGCGATGCGGCGAGCGAGAACAAGCCGTCCAAGCGCGCCGTGATTGCCGACCGCAAGGGCCGCCGCGTGCTGGTGCAGCGTACCGGCAGCGACGAGGCGCGCGAGCGCAACGAGGAAGCGGCCAACGGATACGGCCCGCCGCGCCGTCCCAAGCGCGGCTATCACGGCAAACGCGATCTGACGCCGCGGGACGAATAG
- a CDS encoding nucleoside deaminase, giving the protein MIRGLKAPSFMDLALLAAENAGKAGEVPIGCVVVRDDEVIATAGNRTLTDHDPTAHAEIIALREAARKIGSERLVDCDLYVTLEPCTMCAGAISFARVRRLYYGAADPKGGAVESGVRFFASPTCHHAPDVYSGVGESEAARLLKEFFRERR; this is encoded by the coding sequence ATGATACGAGGCTTGAAAGCCCCCTCTTTCATGGATTTGGCGCTTCTGGCGGCCGAAAATGCCGGAAAAGCGGGCGAAGTTCCGATCGGATGCGTGGTGGTCCGCGATGACGAGGTGATCGCCACCGCCGGTAATCGGACGCTGACCGACCACGACCCCACGGCCCATGCCGAGATCATCGCGCTGCGCGAGGCCGCCAGGAAAATCGGCAGCGAGCGCCTGGTCGACTGCGACCTCTACGTGACGCTGGAGCCCTGCACCATGTGTGCGGGCGCGATCTCCTTTGCAAGGGTCCGGCGGCTCTATTACGGCGCGGCCGATCCCAAGGGCGGCGCGGTGGAATCAGGCGTGCGATTCTTTGCGTCCCCGACCTGCCACCACGCGCCGGATGTCTATTCCGGCGTCGGCGAGAGCGAGGCGGCGCGGCTGCTCAAGGAGTTCTTTCGCGAGCGGCGTTAA
- a CDS encoding alpha/beta fold hydrolase has translation MSDLADLYPGFASEWINTSLCRIFARVGGKGPPLLLLHGFSETHVMWHRVAPQLSDKFTLIIADLPGYGWSDMPESDPLHMPYSKRAMAKAMVEAMESLGHVHFALAGHDRGGRVSYRLALDHPGRLSKLAVLDILPTYNYWERMNRAYALKIYHWTFLAQPAPLPETLISANGEFFLRFKMASQTKSKTLEAIDPRALEHYIAPFRDPARVHAMCEDYRAGAYFDYDLDKADFESGKKITIPMLALWGGAGIAQAAATPLDTWKQWATKVEGQPVDSGHFLTEENPDVTARALRAFFAGG, from the coding sequence ATGTCCGATCTCGCCGACCTCTATCCCGGCTTCGCCTCCGAATGGATCAACACCTCGCTCTGTCGCATCTTCGCCCGCGTCGGCGGCAAGGGGCCGCCGCTGTTGCTGCTGCACGGCTTCTCCGAGACCCATGTGATGTGGCACCGCGTCGCGCCGCAGCTCTCGGACAAGTTCACGCTGATCATCGCCGACCTGCCGGGCTATGGCTGGTCCGACATGCCCGAGAGCGATCCGCTGCACATGCCCTACAGCAAGCGCGCCATGGCCAAGGCGATGGTGGAGGCGATGGAGAGCCTCGGCCACGTCCACTTCGCGCTCGCCGGCCACGACCGCGGCGGCCGCGTCTCGTACCGGCTGGCGCTCGACCATCCCGGCCGGCTGTCGAAGCTCGCGGTGCTCGATATCCTGCCGACGTATAATTACTGGGAGCGGATGAACCGCGCCTATGCGCTGAAGATCTATCACTGGACGTTTCTCGCCCAGCCCGCGCCGCTGCCGGAGACGCTGATCTCCGCCAATGGCGAGTTCTTCCTGCGCTTCAAGATGGCGAGCCAGACCAAGTCGAAGACGCTCGAGGCCATCGACCCGCGCGCGCTCGAGCACTACATCGCCCCGTTCCGCGATCCCGCCCGCGTGCATGCGATGTGCGAGGATTATCGCGCCGGGGCCTATTTCGACTACGACCTCGACAAGGCCGACTTCGAGTCCGGCAAGAAGATCACCATTCCGATGCTGGCGCTGTGGGGTGGCGCAGGCATTGCGCAAGCCGCCGCAACCCCGCTCGACACCTGGAAGCAATGGGCGACCAAGGTCGAAGGCCAGCCGGTGGACTCCGGCCACTTCCTCACCGAGGAGAACCCCGACGTCACCGCCAGGGCGCTGCGTGCGTTCTTCGCGGGCGGTTAA
- the purD gene encoding phosphoribosylamine--glycine ligase, which yields MHILLLGSGGREHALAWKIAASPLVTKLWCAPGNAGIAREAECVALDVADHGAVIGFCKQNAVELVVVGPETPLAAGIVDDLTAAGIKAFGPNRIPAQLESSKGFTKALCTEFGIPTGAYERFTNADDARAYVQSQGAPIVVKADGLAAGKGVVVAKTVREAEDAIAMMFEGAFGEAGTEAVIEEFLPGREISFFALCDGETAIPLASAQDHKRVFDHDVGPNTGGMGAYSPTPLVTPAIHDAIMAKIILPTVAGMKSRGTPFRGILYAGIMLTTQGPKLFEFNVRFGDPECQVLMLRMMSDIVPAFLAACDGQLKNFDLRWYPESALTVVMAAKGYPGDTRKGTRIEGLDDAARVDTVEIFHAGTVAKDGAILANGGRVLNVCALGATVTEAQARAYQAVDRINWPDGFCRRDIGWQAVDAEKSRG from the coding sequence ATGCACATTCTCCTGCTTGGTTCCGGCGGCCGCGAACATGCCCTGGCGTGGAAGATCGCAGCCTCCCCCCTGGTGACCAAACTCTGGTGCGCGCCCGGCAATGCCGGCATCGCGCGCGAGGCGGAATGCGTGGCGCTCGATGTCGCCGACCATGGCGCCGTGATCGGCTTCTGCAAGCAGAACGCGGTCGAGCTCGTGGTGGTCGGCCCGGAGACGCCGCTGGCGGCCGGCATCGTCGACGATCTCACCGCCGCCGGCATCAAGGCGTTCGGGCCGAACAGGATCCCGGCCCAGCTCGAAAGCTCCAAGGGTTTTACCAAGGCGCTGTGCACCGAATTCGGCATTCCGACCGGCGCCTATGAGCGATTCACCAATGCCGATGATGCGCGCGCCTATGTGCAGAGCCAGGGCGCGCCGATCGTCGTGAAGGCCGACGGGCTTGCCGCCGGCAAGGGCGTCGTCGTCGCCAAGACCGTGCGCGAGGCGGAGGACGCCATCGCCATGATGTTCGAGGGCGCCTTTGGCGAGGCCGGCACTGAAGCCGTGATCGAGGAGTTTCTGCCCGGCCGCGAGATCAGCTTCTTTGCGCTGTGCGACGGCGAGACCGCCATTCCGCTGGCCTCCGCGCAGGACCACAAGCGCGTGTTCGACCACGATGTCGGCCCGAACACCGGCGGCATGGGCGCATATTCGCCGACGCCGCTGGTGACGCCGGCGATCCACGATGCGATCATGGCAAAAATCATTCTGCCGACGGTCGCCGGCATGAAGAGCCGCGGCACGCCGTTCCGCGGCATTCTCTATGCCGGGATCATGCTGACGACGCAGGGCCCAAAGCTGTTCGAGTTCAACGTCCGCTTCGGCGATCCCGAGTGCCAGGTGCTGATGCTGCGCATGATGTCGGACATCGTGCCGGCGTTCCTCGCCGCCTGCGACGGCCAGCTGAAGAACTTTGACCTGCGCTGGTATCCGGAGTCTGCATTGACGGTGGTGATGGCAGCAAAAGGCTATCCCGGCGACACCCGGAAGGGCACGCGGATCGAGGGGCTCGATGACGCGGCTCGGGTCGACACCGTCGAGATCTTCCACGCCGGCACGGTTGCGAAGGACGGCGCGATCCTCGCCAATGGCGGCCGCGTGCTCAATGTCTGCGCGCTGGGCGCCACCGTGACCGAGGCGCAGGCGCGCGCCTATCAGGCCGTCGACCGCATCAACTGGCCGGACGGCTTCTGCCGCCGCGACATCGGCTGGCAGGCGGTGGACGCCGAGAAGTCCAGGGGCTGA
- a CDS encoding DUF3606 domain-containing protein: MRRSVMAKKAKKQTTRGRKQDRSRVAGGQDYEVQYEARKTGRSASAVKKAVRKVGNTRKKVEKRLGR, from the coding sequence ATGAGGAGGAGTGTCATGGCGAAGAAGGCAAAGAAACAGACCACCCGCGGGCGCAAGCAGGACCGCAGCCGCGTCGCCGGCGGGCAAGACTACGAGGTCCAATACGAGGCCAGGAAAACCGGACGGTCGGCCTCGGCCGTCAAGAAGGCGGTGAGAAAAGTCGGCAACACCAGGAAGAAGGTGGAGAAGAGGCTGGGGCGGTAG